The proteins below come from a single Alnus glutinosa chromosome 9, dhAlnGlut1.1, whole genome shotgun sequence genomic window:
- the LOC133877627 gene encoding uncharacterized protein LOC133877627, translating into MASYEALYGRKCRSPLYWDEVGENRFLGPELVQEMKEKIGLIRKRMLTAQSRQKSYADKHRSKLEFTVGDLVYLKLRKCVHDPSQVIRHEPLNIQPNLTYEELPVQILDRKEQQLRTRTIPLVKILWRNYGIEEASWELEQQMQDKYPHLFE; encoded by the exons ATGGCATCATACGAGGCGTTGTATGGACGCAAATGTAGATCACCTCtgtattgggatgaagttggcGAGAATCGGTTTTTGGGGCCAGAGTTGGTACAAGAGATGAAAGAGAAGATTGGACTTATTCGTAAGCGGATGCTCACCGCTCAGAGCCGACAGAAAAGTTATGCGGATAAGCATCGCAGTAAGCTCGAGTTCACAGTTGGTGACCTTGTATATCTAAAG CTACGAAAGTGTGTTCACGATCCATCACAAGTAATACGTCATGAGCCTCTTAACATTCAGCCTAATTTGACGTATGAAGAGTTGCCAGTGCAAATTTTGGATCGCAAGGAGCAACAGTTGAGGACTAGGACCATTCCTCTCGTGAAGATTTTATGGAGGAATTACGGGATTGAGGAAGCATCATGGGAGCTGGAGCAGCAGATGCAGGATAAGTATCCACACCTATTCGAGTAA